One Streptomyces sp. NBC_01217 genomic region harbors:
- a CDS encoding DUF3662 and FHA domain-containing protein: protein MGVMKRFEQRLEGLVNGTFAKVFKSEVQPVEIAGALQRECDNNATIWNRERTVVPNDFIVELSTPDYERLSPYSGQLGDELSGLVRDYAKQQRYTFMGPIKVHLEKADDLDTGLYRVRSRTLASSSSQQQDPQGRPGPQSHPGQQGQPPYPGQGRPAQPTGGYGYPPSAAPPMPAAPPPGAGRPGAPSTDRHPPAGPSPLPNAQVRRWIEINGTRHQISRPTLVLGRSTDADVRIDDPGVSRRHCEIRTGTPSTIQDLGSTNGIVVDGQHTTRATLRDGSRIVVGSTTIVYRQAEG, encoded by the coding sequence ATGGGAGTCATGAAGCGTTTCGAGCAGCGTCTCGAAGGTCTGGTCAACGGCACCTTCGCCAAGGTCTTCAAGTCCGAGGTCCAGCCGGTCGAGATCGCAGGAGCCCTCCAGCGCGAGTGCGACAACAACGCAACGATCTGGAACCGTGAGCGGACGGTCGTCCCCAACGACTTCATCGTCGAACTCAGCACGCCCGACTACGAGCGGCTCAGCCCGTACTCGGGCCAGTTGGGCGACGAACTCTCCGGCCTGGTCCGCGACTACGCCAAGCAGCAGCGGTACACCTTCATGGGCCCCATCAAGGTCCATCTGGAGAAGGCCGACGATCTCGACACCGGTCTCTACCGGGTGCGCAGCCGCACCCTGGCGTCGAGTTCGTCACAGCAGCAGGACCCCCAGGGCCGGCCAGGACCGCAGAGCCACCCGGGACAGCAGGGCCAGCCCCCCTACCCGGGCCAGGGACGGCCGGCACAGCCCACCGGCGGCTACGGCTACCCGCCCAGCGCCGCCCCGCCCATGCCCGCGGCCCCGCCGCCGGGCGCAGGCAGGCCCGGAGCGCCCAGCACCGACCGGCACCCGCCGGCCGGGCCCAGCCCCCTGCCGAACGCGCAGGTCCGGCGCTGGATCGAGATCAACGGCACCCGCCATCAGATCTCCCGCCCGACGCTGGTGCTGGGACGCAGCACCGACGCCGACGTGCGGATCGACGACCCCGGCGTATCGCGCCGGCACTGTGAGATCCGGACCGGAACGCCCTCGACGATCCAGGATCTCGGGTCCACCAACGGCATCGTGGTGGACGGGCAGCACACAACCCGCGCTACGCTCCGCGACGGCTCGCGGATCGTCGTGGGCAGCACCACCATCGTTTACCGGCAAGCCGAAGGGTGA
- a CDS encoding FHA domain-containing protein FhaB/FipA: protein MSELTLTVMRLGFLAVLWLFVIVAVQVIRSDLFGTRVTQRGSRRTASDTRPQQARQSAAAPPQQRQQPGRQRRGAPTKLVVSEGTLTGTTVALQGQTITLGRAHDSTIVLDDDYASSRHARIYPDRDGQWIVEDLGSTNGTYLDRTRLTTPTPVPLGAPIRIGKTVIELRK, encoded by the coding sequence ATGTCAGAGCTGACCCTGACGGTCATGCGGCTAGGTTTCCTGGCTGTTCTGTGGCTGTTCGTGATCGTGGCCGTGCAGGTCATCCGCAGCGACCTGTTCGGAACGCGCGTCACGCAACGCGGCTCACGCCGCACTGCGAGCGACACACGTCCGCAACAGGCACGCCAATCCGCCGCGGCACCGCCGCAGCAACGCCAGCAGCCCGGCCGCCAGCGCCGGGGGGCACCCACAAAGCTGGTCGTCTCCGAAGGCACGCTCACCGGCACCACGGTGGCGCTCCAGGGGCAGACGATCACGCTGGGCCGGGCCCACGACTCAACGATCGTCCTGGACGACGACTACGCGTCCAGCAGGCATGCCAGGATCTACCCCGACCGTGACGGCCAGTGGATCGTCGAGGATCTCGGGTCCACCAACGGCACGTATCTCGACCGGACCCGACTTACCACCCCGACACCTGTTCCGCTGGGCGCGCCGATCCGGATCGGCAAGACCGTCATCGAGCTGCGGAAGTAG
- a CDS encoding Stp1/IreP family PP2C-type Ser/Thr phosphatase — translation MSLSLRFAAGSHKGMIREGNEDSGYAGPRLLAIADGMGGQAAGEVASSEVISTLVQLDDDVPGSDILTSLGTAVQRANDQLRMMVEEDPQLEGMGTTLTALLWTGQRLGLVHVGDSRAYLLRDGVLTQITQDHTWVQRLVDEGRITEEEATTHPQRALLMRALGSGDHVEPDLSIREVRVGDRYLICSDGLSGVVSHQTMEETLASYQGPQETIQELIQLALRGGGPDNITCIVADVLDVDNNDTLAGQLNDTPVIVGAVAENQAAQLNDGSAMQTPAGRAAGLGRPVPPPAGGFGPPGSGAGAGYGQMPDGSFDAYTDDDFIKPGGGRKWLKRSFYVVLALAVIGGGLYGGYRWTQNQFYVGAKNEHVALFRGISQDLAWVSLSKVEKDHPEIELKYLPPYQRKQVEATIAEGNLTSAREKVGELALQATACKKDAQRRAAEKARSDEGQASGTDSDAAKTSGTSGTTTTKPNAATPTPGPSLSEEEKKLVPQCGKQ, via the coding sequence ATGAGTCTTTCCCTGCGCTTCGCCGCCGGATCGCACAAGGGCATGATCCGGGAAGGCAACGAGGACTCCGGCTACGCCGGTCCGCGCCTGCTCGCCATCGCCGACGGCATGGGCGGCCAGGCGGCCGGCGAGGTCGCCAGCTCCGAGGTGATCTCCACACTCGTCCAGCTCGACGACGACGTCCCGGGCTCGGACATCCTCACCTCGCTCGGTACGGCGGTCCAGCGGGCCAACGACCAACTGCGCATGATGGTCGAGGAGGACCCCCAGCTGGAGGGCATGGGCACCACGCTCACCGCGCTGCTCTGGACCGGCCAGCGCCTCGGCCTCGTCCACGTCGGCGACTCCCGCGCGTACCTGCTGCGCGACGGCGTACTCACCCAGATCACCCAGGACCACACCTGGGTGCAGCGGCTGGTCGACGAGGGCCGGATCACCGAGGAAGAGGCCACCACCCACCCGCAGCGCGCCCTTCTGATGCGGGCACTGGGCAGTGGCGACCACGTCGAACCCGATCTCTCCATCCGTGAGGTCCGGGTCGGCGACCGCTATCTGATCTGCTCCGACGGGCTCTCCGGCGTCGTCTCCCACCAGACGATGGAAGAGACCCTCGCCAGCTACCAGGGCCCCCAGGAGACCATCCAGGAGCTGATCCAGCTCGCTCTGCGCGGCGGCGGCCCGGACAACATCACCTGCATCGTCGCCGACGTCCTGGACGTCGACAACAACGACACCCTGGCCGGACAGCTCAACGACACCCCGGTCATCGTCGGCGCGGTCGCCGAGAACCAGGCCGCCCAGCTGAACGACGGCAGCGCCATGCAGACCCCCGCCGGACGGGCGGCCGGCCTCGGCCGCCCGGTCCCGCCCCCCGCAGGCGGCTTCGGACCGCCCGGAAGCGGCGCCGGCGCCGGCTACGGCCAAATGCCCGACGGCTCCTTCGACGCGTACACCGACGACGACTTCATCAAGCCCGGCGGCGGCCGCAAGTGGCTCAAGAGGTCCTTCTACGTCGTGCTCGCGCTCGCCGTCATCGGCGGCGGTCTCTACGGCGGCTACCGCTGGACCCAGAACCAGTTCTATGTCGGCGCGAAGAACGAACACGTCGCGCTGTTCCGGGGCATCAGCCAGGACCTGGCCTGGGTCTCGCTCTCGAAGGTCGAGAAGGACCACCCCGAGATCGAACTCAAGTACCTCCCGCCCTACCAGCGCAAGCAGGTCGAGGCGACCATCGCCGAGGGCAACCTCACCTCCGCACGCGAGAAGGTCGGCGAACTCGCCCTCCAGGCGACCGCCTGCAAGAAGGACGCCCAGCGACGCGCGGCCGAGAAGGCCCGCTCCGACGAGGGCCAAGCCAGTGGCACGGACTCGGACGCCGCCAAGACGTCCGGCACTTCCGGTACCACCACGACCAAGCCGAACGCAGCGACTCCCACTCCTGGTCCCAGCCTCTCGGAGGAAGAGAAAAAGCTGGTCCCGCAGTGCGGTAAGCAGTAA
- a CDS encoding FtsW/RodA/SpoVE family cell cycle protein produces MSVVTNTTTIGAIDAPSRRNTELVLLLFAVFISVFAYANVGLALNGELPSGMLGYGLGLALLGGIGHLAVRRFAPYADPLLLPLATLLNGLGLAIIWRLDQSERFQATPNFAPAASKQLLFSAVGVALLIVVLVALKDHRILQRYTYISMLVALFLLILPMFFPAVNGAKIWIKIPGVGTLQPGEFAKIIIAVFFAGYLMVKRDALALASRRFMGLYLPRGRDLGPILMVWAFSILILVFETDLGSSLLFFGMFVVMLYVATERTSWIVFGLLMSAAGAVGVATFEPHVQQRVTAWLDPFAGWGKLAASEQMAKSLMAFGSGGTLGTGLGQGNSDLIGFAANSDFILATVGEELGLAGMMAVLLVYGLIVERGVRTALAARDPFGKLLAIGLSGSFAIQVFVVAGGVMGLIPLTGMTMPFVAAGGSSVIANWALIGILLRISDTARRPAPAPAPSPDAEMTQVVRP; encoded by the coding sequence ATGAGCGTTGTCACCAATACGACCACGATCGGCGCGATCGACGCACCGAGCCGTCGCAACACCGAACTGGTTCTGCTTCTCTTCGCCGTCTTCATCTCGGTGTTCGCGTACGCCAACGTGGGCCTCGCTCTCAACGGCGAACTGCCCTCGGGCATGCTCGGGTACGGACTCGGGCTCGCCCTGCTCGGCGGCATCGGCCACCTCGCCGTCCGCAGGTTCGCCCCGTACGCGGACCCGCTGCTGCTTCCGCTGGCGACGCTGCTGAACGGGCTGGGACTGGCCATCATCTGGCGTCTGGACCAGTCCGAACGGTTCCAGGCAACCCCGAACTTCGCGCCCGCCGCCTCCAAGCAGCTGCTGTTCTCGGCAGTGGGCGTCGCGCTGCTGATCGTCGTGCTGGTGGCCCTCAAGGACCACCGCATTCTGCAGCGCTACACCTACATCTCCATGCTGGTGGCGCTGTTCCTCCTGATCCTTCCGATGTTCTTCCCCGCCGTGAACGGCGCCAAGATCTGGATCAAGATCCCCGGCGTCGGCACGCTCCAGCCAGGGGAGTTCGCCAAGATCATCATCGCGGTGTTCTTCGCCGGCTACCTCATGGTCAAGCGCGACGCGCTGGCCCTGGCCAGCCGCCGCTTCATGGGTCTCTATCTGCCGCGGGGCAGGGACCTCGGGCCGATCCTCATGGTCTGGGCCTTCTCGATCCTCATCCTGGTCTTCGAGACCGACCTCGGCTCCTCCCTGCTGTTCTTCGGCATGTTCGTCGTCATGCTGTACGTCGCCACCGAGCGCACCAGCTGGATCGTCTTCGGCCTGCTGATGTCCGCAGCCGGCGCCGTCGGCGTGGCCACATTCGAACCGCACGTCCAGCAGCGCGTCACCGCCTGGCTCGACCCGTTCGCCGGATGGGGCAAGCTGGCCGCCAGCGAGCAGATGGCCAAGTCCCTGATGGCATTCGGTTCCGGCGGCACCCTCGGCACCGGCCTCGGCCAGGGCAACTCCGACCTGATCGGCTTCGCCGCCAACTCCGACTTCATCCTCGCCACCGTCGGCGAGGAGCTCGGCCTCGCCGGGATGATGGCCGTCCTTCTCGTCTACGGCCTGATCGTCGAGCGCGGTGTCCGCACCGCGCTCGCCGCCCGCGACCCCTTCGGCAAGCTCCTCGCGATCGGCCTCTCCGGTTCCTTTGCCATTCAGGTCTTCGTCGTTGCCGGCGGTGTCATGGGACTCATTCCGCTGACCGGTATGACCATGCCGTTCGTCGCGGCAGGCGGATCGTCAGTGATCGCCAACTGGGCCCTGATCGGCATCCTGCTCCGCATCAGCGACACCGCGCGCCGCCCGGCGCCGGCCCCAGCCCCGTCACCCGACGCCGAGATGACCCAGGTGGTCCGACCGTGA
- a CDS encoding peptidoglycan D,D-transpeptidase FtsI family protein, which produces MNKPLRRIAIFCGLLVLALLVRVNWLQYVRADELNANEHNRRVQIERYAHERGNIIVDGEPVTGSVETKGSDFKYKRVWKNGPMWAPVTGFSSQAFDASQLESIEDGILTGNSDQLFFDRTLSLFTGEKKTGGNIVTTLNSAAQKAAFKGLGDKKGAAAAIDPQTGAILALVSTPSYDPSVFAGNSLKDADARQQLLKDKDKPMLNRALRETYPPGSTFKVVTAAAALENGLYTNIDEATKSPLPWRLPLTSSDLENEGNIPCKNASLREALRWSCNTVFGKMSDDLGNDKMIEEANKFGFNKEIFTPVRADASVYPKDNRPQNAMAGIGQASNRATPLQMAMVAAAIANDGKLMQPYMVADRQAPNLDVIYTHEKEQLSQPLSGENAQKLQEMMQTVVESGTGQNAKIPGVTVGGKTGTAQHGLNNSEKPYAWFISYAKTDSGSPVAVAVVVEDGQANRDDISGGGLAAPIAQAVMKAVIDSKK; this is translated from the coding sequence GTGAACAAGCCCCTTCGCAGGATCGCGATCTTCTGCGGGCTGCTCGTCCTCGCTCTCCTGGTCCGCGTCAACTGGCTCCAGTACGTACGTGCCGACGAACTGAACGCGAACGAGCACAACCGCCGTGTCCAGATCGAGCGGTATGCGCACGAACGCGGCAACATCATCGTCGACGGAGAACCCGTCACCGGGTCCGTCGAGACCAAGGGCAGCGACTTCAAGTACAAGAGGGTCTGGAAGAACGGCCCCATGTGGGCCCCCGTGACCGGCTTCTCCTCGCAGGCCTTCGACGCGTCACAGCTGGAGAGCATCGAGGACGGAATCCTCACCGGTAACAGCGACCAGCTGTTCTTCGACCGCACGCTGTCCCTCTTCACCGGCGAGAAGAAGACCGGCGGCAACATCGTCACGACTCTCAACAGCGCCGCCCAGAAGGCCGCCTTCAAGGGACTCGGTGACAAGAAGGGTGCCGCAGCGGCAATCGATCCGCAGACCGGCGCCATTCTGGCCCTCGTCAGCACCCCCTCGTACGATCCCTCGGTCTTCGCGGGCAATTCCCTCAAAGACGCGGATGCCCGGCAGCAGCTCCTGAAGGACAAGGACAAGCCGATGCTCAACCGGGCATTGCGCGAGACCTACCCGCCCGGCTCGACCTTCAAGGTCGTCACCGCCGCGGCCGCGCTGGAGAACGGGCTGTACACCAACATCGACGAGGCCACCAAGTCGCCGCTGCCCTGGCGGCTCCCACTGACCAGCAGTGACCTGGAGAACGAGGGCAACATCCCGTGCAAGAACGCCTCGCTCCGCGAGGCGCTCCGCTGGTCCTGCAACACGGTCTTCGGCAAGATGAGCGATGACCTGGGCAACGACAAGATGATCGAGGAAGCGAACAAGTTCGGCTTCAACAAGGAGATCTTCACTCCGGTACGGGCCGACGCCAGCGTCTACCCCAAGGACAACCGCCCGCAGAACGCCATGGCCGGCATCGGTCAGGCGTCCAACCGCGCCACCCCACTGCAGATGGCGATGGTCGCCGCCGCGATCGCCAACGACGGCAAGCTGATGCAGCCGTACATGGTCGCCGATCGCCAGGCCCCCAACCTGGACGTCATCTACACCCACGAGAAGGAGCAGCTCAGCCAGCCCCTCTCGGGTGAGAACGCCCAGAAGCTGCAGGAGATGATGCAGACCGTCGTCGAGAGCGGCACGGGGCAGAACGCCAAGATCCCGGGTGTCACCGTCGGCGGCAAGACCGGTACGGCCCAGCACGGTCTCAACAACAGCGAGAAGCCGTACGCCTGGTTCATCTCGTACGCCAAGACCGACAGCGGCTCCCCGGTCGCCGTCGCCGTGGTCGTCGAGGACGGCCAGGCCAACCGCGACGACATCTCCGGTGGCGGTCTGGCCGCCCCGATCGCACAGGCTGTGATGAAGGCAGTCATCGACAGCAAGAAGTGA
- the pknB gene encoding Stk1 family PASTA domain-containing Ser/Thr kinase, with protein MEEPRRLGGRYELGSVLGRGGMAEVYLAHDTRLGRTVAVKTLRADLARDPSFQARFRREAQSAASLNHPAIVAVYDTGEDYVDGVSIPYIVMEYVDGSTLRELLHSGRRLLPERTLEMTVGILQALEYSHRAGIVHRDIKPANVMLTRTGQVKVMDFGIARAMGDSGMTMTQTAAVIGTAQYLSPEQAKGEQVDARSDLYSTGCLLYELLTVRPPFIGDSPVAVAYQHVREEPQKPSNFDPEITPEMDAIVLKALVKDPDYRYQSADEMRADIEACLDGRPVAATAAMGAPGYGGYDGYGNDQPTTALRATDQHGAPTSMLPPVNPVNPDDGGYGYDDRPDRRRQKKSNTSTILLIVAGVLVLIGAILIGRSVFSDNNSGDGRVDVPNMVGSTVKEAQKLADNAGVVLKVGSREPCENQAKGKICSQTPAADGKMAEQETVTVVVSTGAPKVEVPDVVEKTEATARKDLEDKGFAVNVTAAESDKPAGTVIKQVPEGGAKAEKNSEVTITVAKQALLDLPNVRNRTYQDAEAQLKGIGFTNIQRVDIDSPQPVDTVVEQSPEAGKQAGDVQIVLKVSKGPPQPEKTTVPDLMGRTLAEAKGLLAQAGLQLGPVQGPNDDNAKIVGFQPGANQPVDKNSAVTVQTMPGGGNGNIFGGPSGSRD; from the coding sequence ATGGAAGAGCCGCGTCGCCTCGGCGGCCGGTACGAGCTGGGCTCGGTGCTCGGCCGTGGTGGCATGGCCGAGGTCTACCTCGCACACGACACCCGGCTCGGCCGCACCGTAGCTGTGAAGACACTGCGGGCCGATCTGGCCCGCGACCCGTCCTTCCAGGCCCGGTTCCGCCGTGAGGCCCAGTCCGCCGCCTCGCTCAACCACCCGGCGATCGTCGCTGTCTACGACACCGGCGAGGATTACGTCGACGGGGTCTCCATCCCGTACATCGTCATGGAGTACGTCGACGGGTCGACGCTCAGGGAACTCCTGCACTCCGGCCGCAGACTGCTGCCCGAGCGCACCCTTGAGATGACCGTCGGCATCCTCCAGGCGCTGGAGTACTCGCACCGCGCGGGCATCGTCCACCGCGACATCAAACCGGCGAACGTCATGCTGACGCGCACCGGCCAGGTCAAGGTCATGGACTTCGGCATCGCCCGCGCCATGGGCGACTCCGGCATGACGATGACCCAGACCGCGGCCGTCATCGGCACCGCCCAGTACCTCTCCCCGGAGCAGGCCAAGGGCGAGCAGGTCGACGCCCGCTCCGACCTCTACTCGACCGGCTGCCTGCTCTACGAGCTGCTGACGGTCCGGCCGCCGTTCATCGGGGACTCCCCCGTCGCGGTCGCCTACCAGCACGTACGGGAAGAGCCTCAGAAGCCCAGCAACTTCGACCCCGAGATCACGCCCGAGATGGACGCGATCGTGTTGAAGGCCCTGGTCAAGGACCCCGACTACCGCTACCAGTCGGCCGACGAGATGCGCGCCGACATCGAGGCCTGCCTCGACGGCCGGCCGGTCGCCGCCACCGCGGCGATGGGCGCGCCCGGTTACGGCGGCTACGACGGATACGGCAACGACCAGCCCACCACCGCTCTGCGCGCCACGGACCAGCACGGCGCACCCACGTCCATGCTGCCCCCGGTCAACCCGGTCAACCCGGACGACGGCGGCTACGGCTACGACGACCGCCCGGACCGCCGCCGCCAGAAGAAGAGCAACACCTCGACGATCCTGCTGATCGTCGCGGGCGTCCTGGTGCTGATCGGCGCGATCCTGATCGGCCGGTCGGTGTTCAGCGACAACAACAGCGGCGACGGCAGGGTCGATGTGCCGAACATGGTCGGCTCGACCGTGAAGGAAGCACAGAAACTCGCGGACAACGCCGGTGTCGTCCTCAAGGTCGGCTCGCGCGAACCCTGCGAGAACCAGGCCAAGGGCAAGATCTGCAGCCAGACCCCGGCAGCCGACGGCAAGATGGCGGAGCAGGAGACCGTCACGGTCGTCGTCTCCACCGGTGCGCCGAAGGTCGAGGTCCCGGACGTCGTGGAGAAGACCGAGGCGACCGCCCGCAAGGACCTTGAGGACAAGGGCTTCGCGGTGAACGTCACCGCAGCCGAGTCCGACAAGCCCGCGGGTACGGTCATCAAGCAGGTCCCCGAGGGCGGCGCGAAGGCCGAGAAGAACTCCGAGGTCACGATCACGGTCGCCAAGCAGGCCCTCCTGGACCTCCCCAACGTCCGTAACCGTACGTACCAGGATGCGGAGGCGCAGCTCAAGGGCATCGGGTTCACAAACATCCAGCGTGTCGACATCGACTCGCCCCAGCCGGTGGACACCGTGGTCGAGCAGTCCCCCGAGGCCGGCAAGCAGGCCGGGGACGTCCAGATCGTCCTGAAGGTCTCGAAGGGCCCGCCGCAGCCGGAGAAGACTACGGTTCCCGATCTGATGGGCAGGACCCTCGCGGAGGCGAAGGGCCTGCTGGCTCAGGCGGGTCTGCAGCTCGGCCCGGTGCAGGGCCCCAATGACGACAACGCGAAGATCGTCGGCTTCCAGCCCGGTGCGAACCAGCCGGTCGACAAGAACAGCGCGGTCACCGTCCAGACCATGCCGGGCGGTGGGAACGGCAACATCTTCGGCGGCCCGTCCGGCTCACGGGACTGA